The Paenibacillus yonginensis genome segment TGGCCGATCAGATGAGTTTGTTCTCCGGAGCCAACTGGTATCAGTTTGTTTCTTATTTCTTCATTTTCTTTATGATGCTGGTCGGAAATATTGGCTTTATTCTGCTTTCAAAGGAACAGGCCGACGAGAAGCTTCTGCAGCTGGCCAGTTATGATGATCTGACCGGGGCATTGAACTGCAGAACCTTCATAGAGAAGTCGCAGCGCTCCATCGAACAGCTTGCAAGGCGCGGGGAGCCGGTCTCTTTTATTTTGTTTGATATCGACCATTACAAGAGGATTAACGATACGCATGGCCATGACGTGGGGGATCGCGTCCTTCAGGAGATGGCAGGCGATGTTCAGCAGCTATTGGAAGGGCGCGGCTGGCTGGGCAGATATGGCGGGGACGAATTTGCCCTCCTGCTCCCTGGCCTTGGTGAACAGGAATCGGAAGCATTTGCCGAATGGTTAAGATCCCGGCTTGCCGAAAAGAGAGCTTCCGGAGCATTGATCCCTTATACGGTCAGCATGGGTATCGTTACGCTTACCGCTGCCAGGGATCTTGCCGTTTCGCAGCTCTATAAGCTCAGCGACCAGGCGCTTTATGCGGCTAAACGCCAGGGGCGCAACCGGCTGGAGCGAAACAGCTCGCCTTCTGATGAGCAGAGACAAAATTAAAGCCTGCCTCAAGGGTCGTCGAGGCAGGCTTCTTTAACCTGTTTGGATAAGCTATTTTGTTTGATCTTGCGATCTATACGATCTGTAAGCTGGCGCTGTGACCAAGGGCTTAACCGGCAGCCGGTGCAGCCTGTACGGCCGGTTCCGCTGCCGGATCATGATCGACCAGCGAATAACGCTCCCACGCCCGGCTGCGCCAGCGGAAATACATGATGACGGCCCGGGTCCATTCGTCGGCGGCAATGGCGAGCCAAATGCCCGCCAGTCCCAGATGCAGCTGGAAGACCAGCAGATAACCGAGCGGCAGCGACATGCAGACCATGGAGAGGAGACCCATGTAGACCGGGAATCTGGCGTCGCCTGCAGCCCGCAGGGAGTTGATGATGACGATGTTCACCGTTCGTCCGGTCTCCAGAATCAGACTCAGCAGCAGTACCTGGGAGCCGAGTCTGACAATTGCCAGATCATCCGTGAACAGATGGAATAAAGGAACGCGGAACGCAATAATGATCAAATCGACGATCACAGTCGCGGCAAGCGCCCATTTGACGCTCTTGAAGACCCGGGTGTACGCATCCTGCTGACGTTTTGATCCGACATAATGGCCTACCACAATCGCTGTTCCCATTCCGATGGCCATGCTGAACAGATAGATATAAGAAGAGATATTAACGGCATATTGACGGGTAGCCATCGCTTCTGCGCCGAGATAAGTGACGTATAGGGTGAAGATCAGCTGACAAATCTGATAAACAATGCTTTCGAAAGCCGACGGAATGCCGATTTTCAGAATTTTGGCAATGTACTGCTTCGACAGCTGCACATAATAGTTGAACCGAACCCGGACCTCCATAACCCGGTACATCAGCCAGAAGAAGACCAGCAGACAGACCAGGCGGCTGAATACGGTGGAAATCGCCGCACCCTGAACCCCCATGGCTGAGAATCCAAAATGCCCGTAGATCAGGACATAATTGCCTGCCACGTGAATGACGTTCATCAGCAGCGAAACGATCATAGTCTGTTTCGTGAAGCCGTGCGTCCGGATCGTAGCGGCCAGCGCATTGATCAGCGCCTGCAGGAAAATCCCTCCGCCTACAATCTGCATGTAGGATACGGCATAATCCAGAATAGGGCCATGAACGTTCAGCAGCTTCAGCATCATTTTGCCGGACAGCAGGAAGATCACGCTGAGCACAAGGCCGACGGCCAGGTTGATCGTAATGGCATTGCCTGTGACCCTGGCGGCTTCGCTTAATTTTTTGGAACCGAGATATTGCGCAACCACGATGGCCGCACCGTTGCCGATAACCTCCAGCACGAGAATCGCAATCGAAATGATCTGATTGGCAGCTCCAACGCCTGCGACCGCATGATCGGACACCGAGCTGATCATAAACGTGTCGACGCTGCCCATCAGCATAAACAGAAACAATTCCAGAAAGATGGGCCACGTTAAATGGAACATATGGAATTGTTTTTTACCGCCGGTTGACGAATTTTCCAAGGCCGTGCTTTCCAAGTTGTCACCTTCCAGACAAACCAAATTTAGATGAATCTATTCCCTCAAGTCATGAACGACAGCACTTCCCGACATATAAACAAACGTATATTAGCATAGTTCTCATGGAATTACAGCAACTAAAATGAAAAATAATGAAATTCTCTAAAATTTTCAGGAACTTGTCCAGTGCCAGGATTTCTCTTCAGAACAAAGAACCCGCAGATCAGCCAGATCCAAGCCCCTTTCTAAGCGGAATCGCTGAAAAAGGGTTCTCGACCTGTTGACGCGGGTTTCGTATTATTGTAGGGATGAACCGCCGGAAGACGGTTATTTGCTAAACAGCTGCTCGGCGTCATCCAGCGCCATATCCTGCCCAATGGCTGAATAGTCCAGCCATTTCTGGCCGTCGAGGATATAAACGTGGTTGTTCTTGACGGCTTTCAGATTCTTCCACAGCGGGTTGGATTCCAGCGCATCGAAATTGGCTTTAGCCGTGCTGCCGACACTAACGATCACGAAGATCGCATCAGCGTCAAAGTCCGGAAGCACTTCCTGCGAGATGGTCTCGTAGGCTTTGTCGATTTTCTCTACGCCGTTTGCCGGATTGAGCTTTAATTCTTCGAACATGATCGGACCCATAGGGTGGCCGACCCCCATGACGCGGAGTTCCTTCGCAGTGGAACGAATGGCCATGACTTTGGCGTCCGGGCCAAGTTTGGCATGAATCAGCCCGCTGACCTTCTCGGCTTTATCCGCATATTGCTGGATGAAGTTGGCAGCTTGCTGCTCGCGGCCGGCATGTTTGGCGATTTCGGTCAGCTGCTCCTGCCAGGTGCCTTCGGCTGTGTTGACGGTGAGGGTCGGGGCGATCTTTTCAAATTTGGAAATGTCCTGGCCGGAATAATTCTCATCAAGGAAAATCACGTCAGGCTTGGAAGCGAGAATCGCTTCCATGTCCGGGTCGCTGACCGTGCCGTATTTGGCGGCTCCCTGCAGCAGGTCCTTCACATGCGGGAGAAAATCCTTCACATCGCCCCCGATAACAGAGCCGACAGGCGTCAAGCCGATCGCCAGCAGATCGTTGGTGATGTGGATCGAAATCGAAGCGATTCTTGCATCCGGATTGCTCTGCAGAATTTCGTCTGCTTTGGAAGACTCCTGCGAGCTTCCGGAAACGTTCGAAGCAGAGGATGAAGCGGTATCCGCCGAGTTGGACGCGGAAGCCGGCTCCGAGGAAGCGGCATTGCCGCTGCCAGTGTTTGAAGCGTTTTGTCCGTTGGTAGCGTTGCTGCCGCATGCGGACAGCACCAGGACCAGCGTAAGTATCAACAATGGGGTTAATCCTTTTAATTTATGCACACAAATTCCCTCCAGCATTCAATTCCTCATTCAGGATTTATTATTTGCTTCTCATCAGCAGCGTAAAAAACAAAGGTGCCCCTATGACGGCCACCACGACGCCTGCCGGAACGGCATTGGGGGCAAAGATCGACCTGCCGACCGTATCGGCGGCCAGCAGAATCAGCATGCCGGTCAAGGCCGACAAGGGCAGGGAATGCCGGTGCATCGGCCCGGCCAGTTTTCGGGCGATATGCGGCGCCAGCAGCCCGATGAAGCCTATGCCGCCGGCCATGGATACGCTGGCGCAGGACAGGGCAACGGCAGCGGCCAGCAGAATCAGCCGGCTCTGCGTCACCTTGCCGCCAATGCTGACGGCGGTATCGTCGCCTAAAGTGAACAAGTCCAGCATTTTGGACCTTGAGTAGACGTAAGGGAGGAGCAGGGCAATCCATGGCAGCAGGGCCAGCACATGGATCCAGTCCCGGCCCCAGACGCTGCCGGCCAGCCAGGCTGCGGCGAAAGCGTAGGTATCGGGGTCAAGCCGGAGCGCCAGAAATAGGGTTACGGCGCTGAAGCCGGCTTCTATGGCGATGCCGACCAGAATCAGCCGGATCGGGACAAGCCCTTTGTGCCGGTCATAAGCCAGCCCGACAACCATCAGCGCAATCAGCAGTCCCCCGCAGAAGGTGAAGAGCGGAATGATCAGGGCGGAAGGCCCTTCAAGTGTCCGGAAGAAGGACACAAAGATCATCAGCCCGAAGCCTGCTCCCGCGTGCAGTCCGAGAATGCCCGGATCGGCCAGCGCGTTGCGGGACACGCCCTGAAGGACGGCACCTGCCACGCCCAGCCCTGCGCCGGCCAGCAGGGTAACGAGGATTCGGGGAAGCCGGTAGGTGAAGAGAACCAGTTGATCCTGCGGAGAACCATAGCCTAGCAGGGTCAAACCCAGCTGCCGGGGCGACAGCCGGATGGTTCCTGTGTTTACGCTGATAACGAATACCACGATGACGGCCAGCAGCAGGAGCAGACCAAACCGCTTGGCCCTTGTTCCCCGGTTCCCGGTTGAAGGAAGCAGCATCACAGCGACCTCCCTTCCTTGCGGGCTAAATATAGAAAAAACGGAACGCCAACGAGCGCAACCATGGCTCCAATGGCGAATTCACGCGGCGGGCTCACCATTCTGGAGGCGATGTCCGCCAGTTCCAGCAGCGTACCGCCGAGCAGTGCGGACATAGGGATGATCAGCCGATAGTCGACGCTGACCAGCCTTCTGGCCACATGCGGCGCTACCAGCCCGACAAATCCCACCGCCCCGGCAACAGAGACGGAGCTTCCTGCCAGCAGGACGGCAGCCGTCATGGCCAGAACGCGGATACGTCCGGCGCGCACTCCCAGGTTAACCGCCGATTCATCGCCAAGCGAAAGGAAGGTAATAGACCTGCCCATCGAGACGGACCAGGCCAGCGTAACGATGACAATGGGAGCCAGCAGCTTGAGATGGGACCATCTGACGCCTGCTACCCCGCCGGCGTACCAGAAAGCAAGATCCTGACTCAGTCCGTAATAGATAGCCACCCCGGTGCTGAAGGAATGAAGCAGAGCGGCCGCAACAGCACCGGCAATGGTCAGCTTCAGGGAAGACAATCCTCCCGGGGTAGCCGAACCCAGCATAACGATGAACAGGGTGGCTAGAGCGGCCCCGGTGAAGGACAGCAGGATCAGGTTGAAATAGGACAAGCCGGGCAGAAAAGCAAACGCCAGCGCTACCACAAAAGCGGCCCCGGCGTTTACGCCGAGAATGCCGGTATCCGCAAGCGGATTCCGTGTGACTCCCTGCATCAAGGCTCCGGCAGCGCCAAAGGCCATGCCGGTCACAGCCGCACCAAGGGCCCTTGGCAGGCGGAGGTTCCGGATAATCTGATGCGCTTCATCATCGGCATCAAAGCGGAAGATGGCGGCCCAGACCTCTGGAAGGGGAATGCTTTTGGCTCCATATGACACGGCAAGCAGAATAGCAAGCAGCAGCCCGGCGGCAGCCGCGGGCAGCCATAATGCGCGCCTTAAGTTTTTACTGGAACGGCTAAAGGGTCGGGACATCGCATGTTCTCCAATTAATATTGATAATCATTATCAATGAATAATTATAAGGGTCCCAGAACTCCCGTACATGACATTATCCAAGGTAGAAAGCATGGACAAATCCAAGATGGGAGAGGAGCCCATAGCGATTTATAGCCGGATCGACCTAAATGTCCATCCTATGGCTCAAGACCTCCGGGCATTTGATTATCGTTTTGAGGATTCTTATATCACGACTAGATTTGCCGAGGTTGCTTTTGAGAGTCAGTTCACGACTCCATCTGGAACAAGCAGCCGATAAGCCTGCTCCAGCTGCCAAGTAACGGCGTAAGGCGCATAGGGCTTCCATTTCGGCCAGGAAATAAAATGGACCCGGCCTGCCCGTACAGCGGGATGGGCCATCCATGCGGCATGTTCGCGGCACAGCCGCTCCATGCGGGTTTGTTCTTCGGCGTTGGAGACGGCGATCAGCAGGTAATCCGCTTCATAAAAGCCGATTTCGTGCTCGGACAGGGCAGTCCAGTTGAAATGGGTCCCGGGCAGGTAAGGTTCCGTCTGCCGGGCAATTCGCTCCGGCGGGGCAAGCTGCAGCGAGCGGTAGAAGACATGGCCGATATTCCGCATGCCGTACATACGGAGTCCGGTTGTCCGTACGACGCAGATGGCAACCGAAGCTTGACCGATGCGGCGTTTCAGCGCCTTTCGAAGCTCCTCGGACCTCTGCTCATGACGTTCGATCCACTGCCTGGCTTCGTCTTCGCGTCCGGTAAGGCCGGCAATGACAGACAAATGAGTATATAGATCCTGGGTGGCCCAGGGAATTGAAATGACGGGCGCAAGATCATTGACATGCTCCATCGCTTGAGCTCGTACATTGTCTTTGCATAGAATCAGGTCCGGTTTAAGTTCTGTAAAAATCCTCCGCCGCACCTCCCACGGATCGGTAGCATGCTCCGGCAAGTCGAGTTCCATCGTCTCCAGCGGGAGCCCGGGATAAGTTTGCGCTGCGAGCGGACGCAGTCCCAGCGTATGCAAATGATCCGTGTAAGGCGCGGAGAGGGACACGATGCGGAAATCCTTCTTTTTCAAATAAAGGGTTGGTGCCAGTCCGGTTGTCCTTTTGAATCTGCGGCTGAAATAGAACTCGTCCTCATATCCGATTTCGTAAGCGACTTCACGTACGGATTTATCCTTCTGCAGCAGCAGCTCTTTGGCTTTGTTCATCCGCAGGCGGGTCAGGTATTCGACCGGGGTTAAATCCATCGTCTGTTTGAACAGCCGGGCGTAATAAGACGGGTGCAGCTGCACCAGCTCGGCCAGCTTGTCGACTCGGATATCCTGAGCGTAATGCTGCTGCATGAAGAGAATCGAAGACTTCAGTTTGTCCAGCGTGTCCTCCATGTCTGATTCGGCTTCATTCTCTATGGACAGCAGAAAGTCAAGCAGGCTGTACAGCTGCTGCTGAGCCAGAAAGCGGCTCCGTCCAGCCGGACCGGCAGCGGGCATATCCTTGCCCGGCCTCATGGCGTCAAACAGCCGTTTAAAGCGTTTCTTGCTGACAGGATGCTGACGGACACCGGGAAAATCCAGCACCCGCTCGTAGGAACGGTAGGACCGTGAGCTTTCGGCCAGCCGGTAAAGATCGAAGGTTATCCAATAATACTCCGCTTTCTGCCCGATTGCCGAAGGGGAATTCAGAGCAACCCGGCTGCCGGGAACAAATACATATAAAGTTTCCTCCGCAAGCGGAAGCTGCTCGCCGTCCTCGGCCAGGCAGGTCTGCCCCGGTGAGGAGGCATATAGAATCGTATGATGAGCCAGCGGCTCGGACGAAGCCAACCAGGGCGGTATATCGTTACTGGAGCGGACCTCCGCGATTTCGATCAAGGTATGCTGCAGGAAATCGTGTTCGGGTAGGGAAGTGTTCATGGTCTATTCGCTCCTTTAATTCCTGAAGAAACCCATTTTGCTCATCTTCCTCCTTATGGGGATTGGAGCGTAATCACCCCTATCTTACAACAGAAGAATAGTTAAGGGAATTCAGCGTCCTTCGGGATCGGAATGCGATCGGCGAAAGTGGGTAATTCCGCACATATTTTTCATAGAATCACCCCTATTTATGGAATTGTTTCCGAATTATGATCTCCATGCAGCACTAATTCATCCAAAAAGGGGGGAGCATACGCGATTTTGTGATACCGCTTACACAAAAGTCAGAAAGGAACAAAACGTCCAGGAAACCGAGGTAATCACAACAGGGATGTCAAGTATTCATTCTAATCTTTCTTAATGAAGGGAGAATGTCATTCGTGAAAAGCCAGAGACGTTTCTTCGCTTGGATATGCCTTGTAACGATGATCGCAGGAACGTTCTTCACCTCTTTTGGAGGGACTCAGCCCGTACAAGCAGCGGGTGGACCCAATTTAGCGGCGGGCAAACCGGCTTCGGAATCCGGGCATGCCGATGTGTATGCGGCGTCCAACATCACGGACGGGAACGCAGGGACTTATTGGGAAAGCTCTAATAATGCCTTCCCGCAATGGGCCCAGGTAGACCTCGGAAGTGCGGCCGCGGTGGATCAGGTTGTGCTGAAGCTGCCTTCCGGATGGGAAAGCCGCACGCAAACCCTGTCCGTACAAGGAAGCACAAACGGAACCAGCTTCTCGAATCTGAAGGCATCGGCGGGTTATACGTTTAATCCGAATGCCGGCAATACCGTAACCATTGATTTCCCTGCAGCCAGCGTCCGTTACGTGCGGATTCTCGTGACCGCCAACACAGGCTGGCCGGCCGGACAGCTCTCTGAGCTGGAGGTTTACGGGACTACTTCTACTCCGTCCGAGCCTTTGGCCATTCCGGGCAAGATTGAAGCGGAGAACTACAGCGCGATGAGCGGCATCCAAACCGAACCGACATCTGACACCGGCGGCGGCCTTAATGTAGGCTGGATCCATGTAGGCGACTGGATGGACTACAGCGTGAACGTGCAAAGCGCGGGTGCTTATACCGTAGAATACCGGGTAGCCAGCAATTCGGGCAGCGGTGAAATTCAGCTCCAGTCCGGCGGGACGACCTTGGCCACTACCGCTGTGCCCAACACCGGCGGCTGGCAGAGCTGGCAGACTGTTACCGCTAACGTAACGCTTAATGCGGGACCGCAGACACTTCGCGTTTATGCCAGCGGATTCGATTTTAATATCAACTGGATCAACCTTAAGCAGGGCAGCACAGCGGATAACCAGGCTCCTTCGGCTCCGTCCAACCTGGCTTTCACGCAGCCTTTGCCAGGCACAATCAGCCTCACCTGGAACGCATCCACCGATAATGTAGGCGTCACCGGATACGATATCTACGTGAACAATCAGCTTCGCGGCAGCGTAAACGGATCGACCGTCACTTTTTCCGATACGCAGCCGGCCAGCTTGACGGTAACCTATTACGTAATCGCCAAGGATGCCGCAGGCAACGCATCCGCCCCAAGCAACTCCGTGACACGGAGCGGTTCGAG includes the following:
- a CDS encoding GGDEF domain-containing protein; amino-acid sequence: MNIALDMKTVFTLVALGHLCTLILISAYRSKFTQVSAIYWFSLSKGLQGAVWGLSVFRFVLPDMFGVVLPNLILFVAAWLEMGAVLKAIGGMNPFIRRFMLLLTAVGLSGYLLIFFCFDAGWPRISFSSLMIFLFVAYPVYRLAGDKQASALKKTLSAMYATLGVFLLMRAVLAVSMADQMSLFSGANWYQFVSYFFIFFMMLVGNIGFILLSKEQADEKLLQLASYDDLTGALNCRTFIEKSQRSIEQLARRGEPVSFILFDIDHYKRINDTHGHDVGDRVLQEMAGDVQQLLEGRGWLGRYGGDEFALLLPGLGEQESEAFAEWLRSRLAEKRASGALIPYTVSMGIVTLTAARDLAVSQLYKLSDQALYAAKRQGRNRLERNSSPSDEQRQN
- a CDS encoding MATE family efflux transporter; translated protein: MFHLTWPIFLELFLFMLMGSVDTFMISSVSDHAVAGVGAANQIISIAILVLEVIGNGAAIVVAQYLGSKKLSEAARVTGNAITINLAVGLVLSVIFLLSGKMMLKLLNVHGPILDYAVSYMQIVGGGIFLQALINALAATIRTHGFTKQTMIVSLLMNVIHVAGNYVLIYGHFGFSAMGVQGAAISTVFSRLVCLLVFFWLMYRVMEVRVRFNYYVQLSKQYIAKILKIGIPSAFESIVYQICQLIFTLYVTYLGAEAMATRQYAVNISSYIYLFSMAIGMGTAIVVGHYVGSKRQQDAYTRVFKSVKWALAATVIVDLIIIAFRVPLFHLFTDDLAIVRLGSQVLLLSLILETGRTVNIVIINSLRAAGDARFPVYMGLLSMVCMSLPLGYLLVFQLHLGLAGIWLAIAADEWTRAVIMYFRWRSRAWERYSLVDHDPAAEPAVQAAPAAG
- a CDS encoding ABC transporter substrate-binding protein encodes the protein MHKLKGLTPLLILTLVLVLSACGSNATNGQNASNTGSGNAASSEPASASNSADTASSSASNVSGSSQESSKADEILQSNPDARIASISIHITNDLLAIGLTPVGSVIGGDVKDFLPHVKDLLQGAAKYGTVSDPDMEAILASKPDVIFLDENYSGQDISKFEKIAPTLTVNTAEGTWQEQLTEIAKHAGREQQAANFIQQYADKAEKVSGLIHAKLGPDAKVMAIRSTAKELRVMGVGHPMGPIMFEELKLNPANGVEKIDKAYETISQEVLPDFDADAIFVIVSVGSTAKANFDALESNPLWKNLKAVKNNHVYILDGQKWLDYSAIGQDMALDDAEQLFSK
- a CDS encoding FecCD family ABC transporter permease, producing the protein MLLPSTGNRGTRAKRFGLLLLLAVIVVFVISVNTGTIRLSPRQLGLTLLGYGSPQDQLVLFTYRLPRILVTLLAGAGLGVAGAVLQGVSRNALADPGILGLHAGAGFGLMIFVSFFRTLEGPSALIIPLFTFCGGLLIALMVVGLAYDRHKGLVPIRLILVGIAIEAGFSAVTLFLALRLDPDTYAFAAAWLAGSVWGRDWIHVLALLPWIALLLPYVYSRSKMLDLFTLGDDTAVSIGGKVTQSRLILLAAAVALSCASVSMAGGIGFIGLLAPHIARKLAGPMHRHSLPLSALTGMLILLAADTVGRSIFAPNAVPAGVVVAVIGAPLFFTLLMRSK
- a CDS encoding FecCD family ABC transporter permease; translated protein: MSRPFSRSSKNLRRALWLPAAAAGLLLAILLAVSYGAKSIPLPEVWAAIFRFDADDEAHQIIRNLRLPRALGAAVTGMAFGAAGALMQGVTRNPLADTGILGVNAGAAFVVALAFAFLPGLSYFNLILLSFTGAALATLFIVMLGSATPGGLSSLKLTIAGAVAAALLHSFSTGVAIYYGLSQDLAFWYAGGVAGVRWSHLKLLAPIVIVTLAWSVSMGRSITFLSLGDESAVNLGVRAGRIRVLAMTAAVLLAGSSVSVAGAVGFVGLVAPHVARRLVSVDYRLIIPMSALLGGTLLELADIASRMVSPPREFAIGAMVALVGVPFFLYLARKEGRSL
- a CDS encoding helix-turn-helix domain-containing protein, translating into MNTSLPEHDFLQHTLIEIAEVRSSNDIPPWLASSEPLAHHTILYASSPGQTCLAEDGEQLPLAEETLYVFVPGSRVALNSPSAIGQKAEYYWITFDLYRLAESSRSYRSYERVLDFPGVRQHPVSKKRFKRLFDAMRPGKDMPAAGPAGRSRFLAQQQLYSLLDFLLSIENEAESDMEDTLDKLKSSILFMQQHYAQDIRVDKLAELVQLHPSYYARLFKQTMDLTPVEYLTRLRMNKAKELLLQKDKSVREVAYEIGYEDEFYFSRRFKRTTGLAPTLYLKKKDFRIVSLSAPYTDHLHTLGLRPLAAQTYPGLPLETMELDLPEHATDPWEVRRRIFTELKPDLILCKDNVRAQAMEHVNDLAPVISIPWATQDLYTHLSVIAGLTGREDEARQWIERHEQRSEELRKALKRRIGQASVAICVVRTTGLRMYGMRNIGHVFYRSLQLAPPERIARQTEPYLPGTHFNWTALSEHEIGFYEADYLLIAVSNAEEQTRMERLCREHAAWMAHPAVRAGRVHFISWPKWKPYAPYAVTWQLEQAYRLLVPDGVVN